The following are encoded together in the Candidatus Methylomirabilis oxygeniifera genome:
- a CDS encoding conserved protein of unknown function (Evidence 4 : Homologs of previously reported genes of unknown function), with amino-acid sequence MPRPSPLGKIEKEIERLSPKDQLKLVEKLAHQLTKTGIAARKELDWKRLYGLGKGLWKGEDAQAYVNRLREDRM; translated from the coding sequence ATGCCGAGGCCAAGCCCGCTTGGGAAAATTGAAAAAGAGATCGAAAGGCTTTCTCCGAAGGATCAGCTCAAGCTGGTGGAGAAGCTCGCTCATCAGTTGACAAAGACCGGAATTGCGGCGAGGAAAGAGCTGGACTGGAAGCGTCTGTACGGTCTTGGCAAAGGACTCTGGAAAGGTGAGGACGCTCAGGCCTACGTGAATCGCCTGAGAGAGGATCGGATGTGA
- a CDS encoding protein of unknown function (Evidence 5 : No homology to any previously reported sequences), whose translation MSELLHQLELILRRKPFDLFFNFPKRAWPRHRSPPFFLYCEYHTVPGLAISKFTQRRYCLAYCSEVTAKRIYASLCPPNCPTRSTEQHAILLHVPTLSLQVNVPHAGAGAASTGQFRRLQRRGQTAGVGAEGVARPRRQVATQTGRPRDTSSRGTSFRGGRRQDGANRACETDGEP comes from the coding sequence ATGAGCGAGCTTCTCCACCAGCTTGAGCTGATCCTTCGGAGAAAGCCTTTCGATCTCTTTTTCAATTTTCCCAAGCGGGCTTGGCCTCGGCATCGCTCACCTCCCTTTTTTCTCTACTGTGAATACCACACCGTACCAGGGTTGGCAATCTCGAAGTTCACTCAGCGGCGGTACTGCCTTGCATACTGCAGCGAAGTCACAGCGAAGCGGATTTATGCGTCGCTTTGCCCGCCCAACTGCCCTACCAGGAGTACGGAGCAGCACGCGATCCTCCTACACGTGCCCACCCTCAGTTTGCAAGTGAATGTTCCGCACGCAGGCGCAGGAGCTGCTTCGACAGGGCAATTTCGCCGGCTACAGCGAAGAGGTCAAACGGCTGGAGTCGGCGCTGAAGGAGTTGCGCGCCCGCGCCGGCAAGTAGCCACGCAGACCGGCCGGCCACGGGATACCTCGTCGCGCGGAACAAGCTTTCGCGGGGGAAGGCGCCAGGACGGCGCTAACAGAGCGTGTGAGACGGACGGAGAGCCATGA
- a CDS encoding conserved protein of unknown function (Evidence 4 : Homologs of previously reported genes of unknown function), whose protein sequence is MMPFNKCPICGGELVEKDVEKLLKGGVHTAVLQVRAEVCLRCGERLYSEETVRRFEQVRRKLERHDVEGFQPLGRSFHVA, encoded by the coding sequence ATGATGCCGTTCAACAAATGCCCGATCTGCGGTGGCGAATTAGTGGAAAAAGACGTGGAAAAGCTGCTCAAAGGTGGCGTACATACTGCGGTATTGCAGGTACGCGCCGAGGTGTGTTTACGGTGTGGCGAGCGACTGTACTCCGAGGAAACGGTCAGGCGCTTTGAGCAGGTGCGGCGCAAACTCGAGCGACACGACGTCGAAGGGTTTCAACCATTGGGTCGATCGTTCCATGTTGCGTAG
- a CDS encoding conserved protein of unknown function (Evidence 4 : Homologs of previously reported genes of unknown function), protein MFRTQAQELLRQGNFAGYSEEVKRLESALKELRARAGK, encoded by the coding sequence ATGTTCCGCACGCAGGCGCAGGAGCTGCTTCGACAGGGCAATTTCGCCGGCTACAGCGAAGAGGTCAAACGGCTGGAGTCGGCGCTGAAGGAGTTGCGCGCCCGCGCCGGCAAGTAG